From the Lepidochelys kempii isolate rLepKem1 chromosome 2, rLepKem1.hap2, whole genome shotgun sequence genome, one window contains:
- the LRRC14 gene encoding leucine-rich repeat-containing protein 14 — protein MHSLVFLCAQKVVSHHSTVHGALEFIPKELYPVLFKAAFMNKKTLVLQDLVQTWPFPVLSFQKLLRKCQHCDRALLQEKPNKLCVQTVILGVVAYLNEALEDRLHSQSKRQRLQVLDMTGLQDDGIDQGPESMSLWSRTVTLAKACIDISKHQSKCTKRTPKRRKGPYSSSVALLPPQPVSVEVHVDLFVNSTSYGVLKDALQNNANSMLRLKCRDFRAEELPIASTVGLLEFLDPTGVRQVDLRFNNLGLSGLRVILPHMAKFTNLVSLKLPYSNIDVRRLSAGMEGSLHYFATQLSRLSCLKELNLGSSRLSGKLRQLLGDLQGPLESLELAFCYLLPNDLAYLSQSLHTPTLKKLDLSGNNLSDSLLQPFQHLLEEASSSLLHLDIMECRLMDIHLESLLPALCRCSQLRYLGVFGNPLSTRGLKNLLQRTMGLLYLQLVIYPYPVDCYSENLPWPPTSSNLLNGSVDEEKFSRVSAELQQMLLTASRTDAIWTTNLCRHNTLDYFNL, from the exons atGCACTCCCTCGTGTTCCTCTGTGCACAGAAGGTGGTTTCCCATCACTCCACGGTGCATGGTGCCTTGGAGTTCATCCCAAAGGAGTTGTATCCAGTCTTGTTCAAAGCAGCTTTCATGAACAAGAAGACCCTCGTGCTGCAAGATCTGGTGCAGACATGGCCTTTCCCAGTACTGAGTTTCCAGAAGCTTTTGCGGAAGTGTCAGCATTGTGACCGTGCTCTGCTCCAGGAAAAGCCCAACAAGCTATGTGTGCAGACTGTCATCCTGGGAGTGGTGGCCTACCTGAATGAGGCTCTCGAAGACAGACTCCACAGCCAAAG CAAGAGGCAGCGCCTGCAGGTTCTGGACATGACAGGGCTTCAGGATGATGGAATAGACCAGGGCCCAGAAAGCATGAGCCTGTGGTCCAGGACAGTGACCCTGGCAAAAGCCTGCATCGACATTTCCAAACACCAGAGCAAGTGCACGAAGCGCACCCCAAAGCGGAGGAAGGGCCCCTACAGCAGCTCGGTGGCTCTGCTGCCACCACAGCCTGTGTCTGTGGAAGTCCACGTGGATCTTTTTGTGAACAGCACCTCTTATGGAGTCCTGAAAGATGCCTTGCAGAATAATGCCAATAGCATGCTGCGGCTGAAGTGCCGGGATTTCCGGGCTGAGGAGCTGCCCATTGCAAGTACCGTGGGGCTCCTGGAGTTCCTGGATCCCACGGGTGTTCGGCAGGTAGATTTGAGATTCAATAACCTGGGGCTGTCTGGCCTGAGGGTGATTCTCCCGCACATGGCAAAATTCACCAATCTGGTCAGCCTGAAACTGCCCTACAGCAACATTGATGTAAGACGGCTCTCAGCGGGGATGGAAGGAAGCCTCCACTACTTCGCCACCCAGCTCAGTAGATTGTCCTGTCTCAAGGAGCTGAATTTGGGCTCCTCCAGGCTTTCCGGAAAACTAAGGCAACTGCTGGG CGATTTGCAGGGTCCCTTGGAAAGCCTGGAGCTGGCCTTCTGCTACCTGCTCCCCAATGACCTCGCCTATCTTTCCCAAAGtcttcacacccccaccctgaaGAAGCTGGACCTCAGCGGCAACAACTTGTCTGACTCGCTTCTCCAGCCCTTCCAGCATCTCCTAGAAGAGGCCTCCTCATCCCTGCTCCACCTGGACATCATGGAGTGTCGCCTGATGGATATCCATCTGGAGTCGCTTCTCCCCGCCCTGTGCCGCTGCTCTCAACTTCGCTACCTGGGGGTGTTTGGCAACCCCCTCTCTACACGGGGGCTGAAGAACTTGCTGCAGAGGACCATGGGCCTATTGTACTTGCAGCTCGTCATTTACCCCTACCCTGTGGATTGCTACAGTGAGAACCTGCCATGGCCCCCCACCTCCTCTAACCTCTTgaatggttctgtggatgaagagaagtTTTCCAGGGTGAGTGCTGAGCTGCAACAGATGCTGCTGACTGCCAGCAGGACCGATGCCATCTGGACCACGAACTTATGCAGGCACAATACCTTAGATTATTTTAATTTGTAG